TGGACAGCGCGAGCTGCGCCTTGTCGGCCCAGTCGGCCTGTAGCTTGTCCAGCTTGCCGACGTGACGGCGCAGTTCCTTCTGGTCGGCGATCGTGCGGGCGCTGCTGGTGCGCACCTCGACCAGCGTTTCCTCCATTTCCAGGATGATGAGGCGGATCATCTTCGCCGGATCTTCCGCCTTGTCGAGCAGGTCGTTGAAGTTGGCGGCGACGATGTCGCGGGTGCGGGAGAAGATGCCCATGGCGGTGGTTCCTCGGATGAAAGTCGGGCGGCGGGCCATAGTGGCATGGTCGCCGGCATATTCGAAAGCGTCGAAGCGGCGGGCCTGGTTCGGGCGGCCGCCCTCGCGTGGATTCTGGAGAATTTCGATCTCCGCGTCGAGCCTGCTCATGCGAGCGGCGCTCCGCAGGCATGGGTCTTCACCGGAGAGGCATAGGCCTTGGTGCCGAACTGGTCGGCCATGACATAGAGGTTGAACGCGCCCATCGCCAGGAGGCTGGCGATGATCGCCCAGTCCAGGCGGGTGCGTGCCAAAGTCGAACGCATCGGCGCGGGGCGGACCTGCTGGGGTGCGGTGCTGGCGGTATGCGATGACATGGCGGCGTTTCCTCGTGGACCTGAACTTGTCTTGCCAGGGCGTTCGCTCCGGCAGCGCAAAGCCTATCGCAACGACCGTGCCAAACTGCACAGACGGCATAAATCCGCGCTTCTTCCAGAATGTCGCGATGTTGCGACGAAAATGAATTGCCAATGAATGGGAAATTTCGCTAACTCTTGGGAATGGAGCGAGAAGCCCAATTCATCGGCCAGTCCACGGCCTTCCTCGACGCGGTGGAGCGGGCCAGCCGTGCCGCTGCCGTGCGCCGCCCCGTCCTCGTCATCGGGGAGCGGGGGACCGGCAAGGAACTGATCGCCCAGCGCCTGCACCACCTCAGTCCCCGTTGGGGCGAGCCGCTGGTCACTCTCAACTGCGCGGCGCTGCCTGAAACGCTGATCGAGGCCGAACTGTTTGGTCACGAGGCCGGCGCCTTCACCGGCGCCACCCGCGCGAGGGCGGGGCGCTTCGAGGAGGCGGATCGGGGCACGCTGTTCCTTGACGAACTGGGCAACCTGTCGATGGCGGCGCAGGAACGCCTGCTGCGCGCGGTTGAGTACGGCGAGGTCGTGCGCATCGGTTCTTCGCGCGCGGTGACCGTGGACGTGCGCATCGTTGCCGCCACCAATGCCAACCTGCCGCGCATGGCCGCCGAAGGCACCTTCCGCGCCGACCTGCTCGACCGGCTGAGTTTCGAGGTCATCACCCTGCCGCCACTGCGCGCCCGCGAAGGCGACGTCTACGAACTCGCCGATTTCTATGGCCGCCGCATGGCCAGCGAGCTTGAATGGAGCCGCTGGCCGGGCTTCTCGGCAGCGGCGATGGCGGCGCTGGAAACTTACGAATGGCCAGGCAACGTCCGGGAACTGCGCAACGTGGTGGAGCGCGCGGTCTACCGCTGGGGTGACGAGAACGGACCTGTAGGCGAGGTAGTCTTCGACCCTTTCGCAAGTGCCTGGGCCATGCAGGGCGCGGTCGAAGTGGCGGCGCTGCCTGGTCCGGAACCGGAATTGCCGCCGGCCCCGTCCGGGTCGCTACGCGATGCGGTGGACGCGCACGAGCGGGGCCTGCTGATGGAATCGCTGGAACGCCTGCGCTGGAACCAGCGCAAGGTCGCGGGCGCTTTGGGGCTCACGTACGATCAGCTTAGGCACTGCCTCAAGAAGCATGGATTGCATCAAGGGCGGGGCTGAGTTCGCCCGCACTGCTGGTCCGTGAAATTAAAACTCTGGCATCGGCCGGTGAATTTAGCGGTTTTTTCACTCGCTCGCGTCACTCATGCTTGCTATGATATCGAAACGATCCCGAGGCTGGCGGGCCTTTGCTGTTCTGGTGTTGATAATGGTGCTGCCATATGAATTTGGCGGCTTGTTCAAACATCCCACGTCCTTTGATGCTTTGCGCTATGGCATCGACACGCTCGCCGCGGTCGGTTTGACGGGCTATGCATTTGCGCGGCCAATGGGTCCGCATGGCTTCTGGCGATTTTTTGCGCCCGTGTTCATCCTGTTTTCGGCCGCCGTTTTCGTCAGGGGGCTTCCTCGTTTCCTGGTGCCATTTCAGGCGGGCTCCTATCCCCCCATGGTCCTGGCTGTCCTGGGCTTGATGCTGGCGATGATGATCTCGCTGATCTGGTTCATGTCCGTCGGCCTCATGCGTCATGGCGGCTGGATAGCGGACCCTGCCTGCAGGCCGGTCGATTTGGTGAAGACCTTCGATTAGGGGTATCGGCCGGGAAGGCTGCCGAAGTCGCAGACTTGTTTGCGTACCCCAACTCCCCCTTGCCTTTTTCCAGAATCGCGCCTATCTGCGCCTCATCCCGTCATTGGTGAAACAACGATCGGGCTGGCGCCGGTAGGGGCCGGCGCGAAACTGCGTTGTGGCAGCTCTGGCATTTCCCGGTTCGCTCAGGCGGGGCGGGCATAAGCAATTTGGAGTTTCGTTTGGTCGATATCGCGCGTCTTACCGAAGTGATCGAACCGGAGGTCAAGGCCTTGGGTCTGGACCTCGTGCGTGTGCGCGTCTTCGGCAAGAGCGAGGTCGGCGACGACGAGATCGCATTGCAGATCATGGCTGAGAACCCGGCAACCGGGCAGCTCCTGCTTGACGATTGCGCGGCACTTTCGCACCGCATCTCCGACCGGATGGACGTGTTGGAAGCCGCCGGTGAAATGCTGATCGAAGAGGCGTATCGCCTCGAAGTCAGCTCGCCGGGGATCGATCGTCCGCTGACCCGTCCCAAGGATTACGCCAACTGGGCCGGACACGAGATCAAGGTCAACCTGGCCGCCCCGATCGAAGGCAACCGCAAGGGCCTCCACGGCGATCTTGTCGGCATAGAGGGTGAAGCGGGCGCCGAGATCGTCACGGTTGCGGATAAAAAGTCCGGCACCGTCAGCTTCCCGCTGGAAAACGTACAATCGGCTCGGCTTATCCTTACCGACAAGCTGATCGCAGCAAGCCGCCCGCTGGATACCAGCGGCGCAGACGACATTCTTGAGGAACAGGAAGACTAAGCCATGGCCAGTGCGATTTCCGCCAACCGCGCCGAGCTTCTCGCGATCGCGAATTCCGTCGCATCGGAGAAGATGATCGACAAGTCGATCGTCATCGAGGCGATGGAAGAAGCCATCCAGAAGTCGGCTCGCAACCGTTACGGCGCCGAAAACGACATCCGCGCGAAGCTCGATCCGCGCACCGGCGACCTGCGCCTGTGGCGCGTCGTCGAGGTCGTCGAAGAGGTTGAGGACTACTTCAAGCAGGTCGACCTCAAGCAGGCCGAAAAGCTGCAGAAGGGCGCCGCCATCGGCGACTTCATCGTCGACCCGCTGCCTCCGGTGGACCTTGGCCGTATCGACGCGCAGTCGGCCAAGCAGGTGATCTTCCAGAAGGTCCGCGACGCCGAGCGTGACCGTCAGTTCGAAGAATTCAAGGACCGCGCCGGCGAAGTCATCACCGGCGTCATCAAGTCGGTCGAGTTCGGCCACGTGATCGTCAACCTCGGCCGCGCCGAGGGCGTGATCCGCCGCGACCAGCAGATCCCCCGCGAAGCCGCCCGCGTCGGCGAGCGCGTTCGCGCGCTGGTGATGCGTGTCGAGCGCCAGAACCGCGGTCCGCAGATCTTCCTTTCCCGCGCTCACCCGGACTTCATGAAGAAGCTCTTCGCGCAGGAAGTCCCTGAAATCTATGACGGCGTCATCGAGATCAAGGCCGCTGCCCGCGATCCGGGTTCGCGCGCCAAGATCGGCGTCATCAGCAACGACAGCTCGATCGATCCGGTCGGTGCCTGCGTCGGTATGAAGGGCAGCCGCGTTCAGGCCGTCGTGCAGGAACTGCAGGGCGAGAAGATCGACATCATCCCCTGGAGCGAGGACACCGCGACGTTCGTGGTCAACGCGCTCCAGCCCGCGACCGTCAGCCGCGTCGTCATCGACGAGGAAGAAAGCCGCATCGAAGTCGTCGTGCCCGATGACCAGCTTTCGCTGGCGATCGGCCGCCGCGGCCAGAACGTGCGTCTGGCCTCGCAGCTGACCGGCTCGCAGATCGACATCATGACCGAGGCGGAATCCTCGGAGAAGCGCCAGAAGGAATTCGTCGAGCGCTCGAAGATGTTCGAGGAAGAGCTGGACGTCGACGAGACCCTTTCGCAGCTGCTGGTGGCCGAAGGCTTCAGCGAGCTGGAGGAAGTGGCCTACATCGACATCAACGAGCTGGCCGCGATCGAAGGCTTCGACGAGGAACTCGGCGAGGAACTGCAGAGCCGTGCGCTCGAAGCGCTTGAGCGCCGCGAAGAAGCGAGCCGCGAGGCCCGCCGTGGTCTTGGCGTCGAAGACGCGCTGGCGGAACTGCCGCACCTCACCGAAGCCATGCTGGTCGTGCTGGGCAAGGCGGGCATCAAGACCCTCGACGACCTGGCCGATCTCGCCACCGACGAACTGATCGCCAAGAAGCGCACCGAGCAGCGCCGCCGTGACGGCACCGTCAATCGCCGCGCCGCGCGTGACGAAGACAAGGGCGGCGTTTTGGGCGAGTACGGCCTGAACGAAGAACAGGGCAACGAAATCATCATGGCCGCGCGCGCGCACTGGTTCGACGAAGAACCGCAAGCTGAGGAGGCCGCCGATGCGGATTCCTCGCAATGAACGCGTAAGCTCCGACATCGATGGCAACGCGGCGGAGCGGACTTGCATCCTCTCCGGCGGGAAAGCTGCGCGGGACGCATTCGTCCGTCTGGCGATTTCGCCGGACGGTCTGGTGCTCCCGGACGTCCACGCGCGTGCCCCCGGGCGCGGCGCGTGGATCGGCGTTTCTCGCGATGCTCTTGAAATTGCGCTCTCGAAGGGCAAACTTAAGGGAGCGTTGGCGCGCGCCTATAAAGGCGCATCGCTGTCCATTCCCGAAGACCTCGCCGACAGGATCGAAAACGCGCTGACGCGTTCGCTGACCGACCGGCTGGGGCTTGAACTCAAATCGGGCAGGCTGCTCATGGGCTCGGACCGCATCGCGCAAAATGCGCGTGAGGGCCGGGTCGAATGGCTTGCCCATGCCGCCGACGCCAGCGTCGACGGATCGCGCAAGCTCGACCAGGCATGGCGGGTCGGGCGCGACGAAGAAGGATCGGGTCTCAGGGGCACGCGCTTGCCACTGGACCGGGAGGCGCTGTCTGTGGCATTGGGCCGCGACAACGTCGTACACTTGGCGCTGAATGATCGCGGGGCAGCGACGCGAGTCGCATCGCAGCTCCAGCGCCTACTGCATTTCCAGGGTAAGGTTTCGGGCGAAGACATCGCCATGGAAACCGGCAGCCGGGAAACCCCTCAAGGGGACTTGAGCGCGACCGACATGGATGATGGCAGCGGAGCGGCACCGGCCGCCTCCGTTACGACGAACTGACCGAAGGGCGAAGACGAGAATTATGAGCGAGACCGACAACAAACCGACCCTGGGCCGCAAGCCGCTTGGGCTTAAGCGCTCGGTGGAAGCGGGTGAGGTCAAGCAGACCTTCAGCCACGGCCGCACCAACAAGGTGGTGGTCGAGGTGAAGCGCCGCAAGCTGATCGGCAAGCCCGGTGAAGGCGGCGCCGTCGAGGCGGCCGCGCCCGAGCCTGTGGCCGCAGCGCCTGCTCCTGCGCCGCAGCGTCCCGCGCCGCCGCCGGTGGTCAAGCGTTCGGTGCCTTCCAATGAGACCCCGCAGGAGCGCGTTGCCCGCCTCCAGCGCGAGGCCGAGGAAGATCGCCTGTCGTCGCAGGAAGAGAACAACCGCCGCGACCAGGAAAACCGCGTCCGCGCGATGGAAGAAGAGAAGCGCCGCGTCGAAGACGCGCGCCGCGCCGAGCAGGAAGCTTCGGCTCCTCCCGCCCCGGCTCCCGCTCCCGTCGCCGAAGCACCGGCTGAGCCGGTTGCTGCCGCGCCTGTCGCAGAAGCACCCGCCGCAGAGGCCGCTCCGGCACCTGCCGCCGAAACCGCTGCGCCCGTGGCCGAAGCAACTCCCGCTCCGGCGCCCGCCGAAGCAGCGCCTGCTGCCGAAGCTGCGCCTGTCGCCAAGGCTGCCGAGCCGGCCCCTGCCGTTGCCGCAGCGCCTGAGCCCACCCCGGTTCCGGCGCCCCGCGCGTTTACCCCGGTTGCCCGCCGCTTCACCCCGGTTGCCCGCCCCGAGCCGCGCAAGCCCGAGCCTGCCGCCGCCACGGCTGCTGCTGCCGGCCTGACCGCTGCCGCCGCGACGGGTTCGACCGCCGCCGCGACGACCGGTGCCGGTGCTGCCGCCAAGCGTCCCGACGCCAAGAAGGGCGCAGTTGCCGCTCCTGCCCGTCCGGCCCAGCCCGGCGAGCGCGGCAAGGCCGTCGGCGGCGATCGCCGGCAGTCCGGCAAGCTGACCGTCACCCGCGCCCTGAACGACGACGAGGGCGCCCGCGCCCGTTCGCTCGCCGCTCTGAAGCGTGCGCGTGAAAAGGAGCGCCGCGGCAGCTACGGCGGCCGCCAGCAGCAGCGCGAGAAACAGGTCCGCGACGTGATCGTGCCTGATGCGATCACCGTCCAGGAACTCGCCAACCGCATGGCCGAGAAGGGCGCCGACCTTGTGAAGTCGCTCTTCAAGCTGGGCATGATGGTCACCGTCAACCAGACGATCGACCATGACACGGCGGAGCTGCTGGTCGAGGAATTCGGCCACAACATCCAGCGCGTCTCGGAAAGCGATGTCGACATCGACACCACGACCGACGTCGACGCCGAGGAAACGCTGAAGCCGCGCGCTCCGGTGGTCACCATCATGGGCCACGTCGATCACGGCAAGACCAGCCTTCTGGACGCCCTTCGCGGCACCGACGTGGTGCGCGGCGAGGCCGGCGGCATCACCCAGCACATGGGCGCCTACCAGATCAAGACCAAGGGCGGCGACCTCGTCACCTTCCTGGATACCCCTGGCCACGCCGCCTTCACGCAGATGCGTATGCGCGGTGCCAACGTCACGGACATCGTGGTGCTGGTGGTTGCGGCCGATGACGGCATCATGCCGCAGACGGTCGAGGCCATCAATCACACCAAGGCCGCAGGCGTGCCGATGATCGTCGCGATCAACAAGTGCGACAAGCCCGAAGCGAACCCGCAGAAGGTGCGTGAGCGTCTGCTCGAGCACTCGATCGTGGTCGAGGACATGTCGGGCGACGTCCAGGACGTGGAAGTTTCGGCCAAGACCGGCAAGGGTCTGGACGAACTGATCGAGAAGATCCTGCTCCAGGCCGAAGTCATGGAACTGACCGCCAACCCCGATCGCGAGGCGGAAGCCACGGTGATCGAGGCCAAGCTCGACAAGGGCAAGGGTCCGCTGGCCAGCGTGCTGGTCAACCGCGGCACCTTGCGCGTCGGCGACATTCTCGTCGTCGGCACCGAGAGCGGCCGTGTTCGTGCCATGCTCGACGACAAGGGTCGTCAGGTGAAGGAAGCCCTGCCGTCCATGCCGGTCGAGGTCCTGGGCCTCAGCGGCGTGCCGATGGCGGGTGACATGCTCACCGTGGTCGAGAACGAGAGCCGTGCGCGCGAAGTCGCGTCCTACCGTCAGGAGCAGGCCACGGCCAAGCGCACCGCGACGGCGCCCACCAACATCGAGACGATGTTCTCGGCGCTGGCCGCCAAGCAGAGCGTCATCGAGTATCCGGTGGTCATCAAGGGCGACGTGCAGGGTTCGGTCGAGGCGATCAACGCCGCGCTCAACAACCTGTCGAACGACGAGATCAAGGTCCGTATCCTCAGCTCGGGCGTCGGTGCGATCACCGAATCCGACGTGACACTGGCGGCCGCCAGCGGCGCGCCGATCGTGGGCTTCAACGTCCGTCCGAACGCCAAGGCGCGCGGCCTGCTCGAGAAGACCAAGACGACGATGATGTACTACGACATCATCTATGAACTGACGGCGGAAGTCGCCAAGCAGATGGCCGGCATCTGGGGTCCGGAGCGGATCGAAACCGTTGTTGGCCGCGCCGAGGTCAAGCAGGTGTTCCCGGCGGGCAAGAAGGACAAGGCGGCTGGTCTGCTTTGCACCGACGGCTACATCCGCAAGGGCATCAACGCCCGTCTCACGCGCCAGGATGTCATCGTTTCCAAGACGGTCATCCAGTCGCTGCGCCGCTTCAAGGACGACGTGGACGAAGTCCGCGCCGGTCTGGAGTGCGGTGTGGTTCTGGCCGACACCAACGACATCAAGCCGGGCGACATGCTCGAAGTGTTCGAAGTCACGGAGCGCGAGCGCACCGTCGGCTGAGCCTTCCAGGCTTGACGCAGACACAAGGCGGCCATCGTCGGGGAGACCCGGCGGTGGTCGTTTTTTTGGATACCTCGGATGTGGGTAAAGTTTCACTCGGCACGGCTAACGTAGCCCGCCTATGCCTTTTCGGTCGCGACCTGCGACGGAGAGGCGGTGATGTTATGTGAATGTGCAGACTGTAGTGTTTCTGGTGCTGGGCGCGGTGACCTTCGTGGTCGCTCTGCTGCAACTGGTGGTCAAGCTCATCGAGCTAGGCCGCAAGTAACCGGTGAGGAGGCTGGTGCTGCAATACCAGCCTCCAATACGCGATGAGCCCGAACGCTGCAACGTCCGGGCTCAGGCAGTGATGTGAAAGTATCGACTGTAGTATCGCTTTTATACGGCCGATCAGCGCATTTTTCAAGACGCGCAGTTCGGAGCACATCGCGCCTTGCCGCCGCCGGGGCGCGGTGGTGTAACGAATTTAATCCGTGGCCACCATTTACCGGAACTTCAGATGACCCGTTACTGCGCCTTCTTCGCCTCGATCAATGTCGGCGGCAACCGCCTGACGATGGCCGACCTGCGCTATGCCTTCGAGCGGGAGGAATTCGAGAATGTCGAAACCGTGGTCGCCAGCGGTAACGTCCTGTTCGATTTCGACGAGCGGCCCACCGATGGGTTGGAGGACCTGTTCGCCCACATGATGCGCGATCGCTTTGACCTCGAAACGTTCGCGGCGGTGCGCAACCGGGACGAGGTTCGGGCAGCAGTCGACGAGAATCCCTTCACCGGGATCGGGCAGGATCACTACGTCCATACCCTGTTCCTGGAACGGCAGGCCGAACAGGGCGCTTTCGACAAGCTCGTAGCCGACCATTCGACGCGCGGGCCGGAAAAGATCGCGCTGGGGCCGCGCTCGCTCTATGTCGATTATGTCGACGGGGCGGGTTCGTCCAAGCTGACCGGGGCCTTCATCGAACGGCGGCTGGGCTGCCGGGCCACCGCGCGCAACGTGCGGTCGCTGGCGCGTATTCTCGCGAAGATGTAAAAGAAAGGCGGCCGCTCGGCAGAGCGGCCGCTTTCCGTTGCCTGTCCCGCCGCGCCGGGGGGCACGGGACCGGGATCAGGCGCGTGGGTATCAGCGGAACATGCCGGTCGTGACGGCCGAGATGATCCCGCTGGTGATGCCGACGAGCAGCAGGTCGTTGCCTGAGCGCACATAGTGATAGCCACGCGGCGGCGCCTTCACGTTGCGATACCGGCGATAATCGACCTGCTGATAATTGCGAGCCCGGTTGCGATCGAACCGCTCGCCCTTGCGGAAGGTCTTGTAGGTGACCTTCTTGGTCGCGACCGTCTTGCTGGAGCGATGGTCGTCATGGCGCATGGGCTGCGCCATCGCCGGTGCTGCGGCAAGGGTGGGGACAACCATGGCGGCTGCGATCAGGGCTGCGGCAAACTTCTTCATCAGGCACTCCTTTGACGTCTCGTTCCATTCCAGATAACGCCGAAGGGGCGGGGACGAGCCGTAATCAATTGTTGCAAATTGTCGCAACGCATCCAAATGGACCCAGAATATGGCACGCAATCCCAGCACTCCCGAACAGCACTCCGTCCGCGTCCTCAAGGTGGGCGAGCAAGTGCGCCACGTCATTTCCGAGATTCTGACCCGCCAGCAGGTCCACGATGCGACGCTGAGCACGCATACCGTCTCGGTCACCGAAGTGCGCATGACGCCCGACCTGCGTCAGGCGGCGGTCTTCGTGAAATCCTTGCTGGGCGAGGACGAGGAAGTCGTGCTCAAGGCCCTGCGCACGAATACGGCCTATTTCCAGCGCGAGGTCGCCCAGCGCCTCAAGCTCAAGTTCGCGGCGAAAATCCAGTTCCGCGCCGACGAAACCTTCGACGAGGCGAGCCGTATCGATGCACTGCTGAGCGATCCGCGCGTGAAGCGGGATCTCGCCGCACAGAGCGAAGCCGAAGCTGAACCGGACGCCGAGCCCGAGGACGACTGATCGGGGGTATCGTCAGGTCCGCTGCGCGGGCCCGGGCGATCAGTCGCTTTCGAAAGTCAGCGTCGCCGCGTTCCAGTTCCCGGCAGCCGCGTCCTCGGCGCTGATCCAGAACTGGTAGAGCCCGGCCTCGCTCCAGCACCATTCCATCATGTCGTCGTAGCCCAACTGCAGCAGCAGGAGGTCGCTGCGAGGGTGACTGCGCGCGCCGAGACGGCTGGCGGGAAGGCCGAACATCTGATGCTGGTCGACCGGGGGCAGGCGGTAATCGCGGTTGATGCGGGCCAGAACGTCGTCAGGCAAGGCCGCAAAGGTCTCGGGCGGGCCGGAGACCATGGCCCGTAGCGAAAGCGTGGCCAGTTGCGCCAACGATCCGGGCGCATGATAGCGCACCAGTTCGCCGAAGCGTTCATGCACTTCGGCCAGGATATCCGCGACGATGTCCAGTTCCGCCGGTTCAAGCTGCTGCCAGGGATCGCGCCCGGCGACGAACTGGTCCAGCGCCTCCACCATCTCGGGAAGCGCGGCGGATTGTTCCTCCATCGCGCCCAGTTCGTCGGCGAGATAGTCCGCCGCCTCCTGCGCATGTTCGAGCGCATCTGGCCCTGCCTGCGGATCGCGGCGCAGCTGTTCGAACGCCGCCCGCTTCTGGTCGAGCGCGGCGCGGTGGGCCGCCAGGGGCCGCGCGCAGGCCGCGAGCGCTTCGTGAAGCTGGTCGGCGAGGTGGATCACCGAATGCCACCACAGTGCTTCCACGGGCGCACCGACACCTGCGGCATAGAAGGGGTGATCGCGAAGCGGGGCGTGGCGGTCAAGCTGCACGGCCATGGCCTGCTCGATCGCAGCTTCGCGCAAGGTATCGTGATAATCGCGCAGGGTTTCGGGGAGATCGAGCGCGAGCAGCTGCACCGGCCAGAACGGGAAAAACCAGCGGGTCAGGCGGTTTACCGTGGCCGGGAAGGGATAGCCGCCCTCCTCGAAGGCGGGGGCCAGGTCATGCGGCGGATCGGTGAAGTCGTGCGCGCCCTCAGGCACCGGGACAACCGCGCCGGCGCCTAGGAAAAAGGCCAGCGAGCCGGTGCGCGGCAGCGGGGTGTCCGGGCAGGCGAAGGCCAGTTCGACCAGATCGATCTGGGCGATGAAGGGCAGCGGCAGTCCGTCCGTGCCGCGCGGCCAGGCCATGCCGCCGAGGCGGGGCAGGCCGCCCAGCCAGCTACTGTCGGCGAACCAGTCGCGGGTACGCTCGCGCGGCTTGCGCACGAGAATGACGGGGGCAGGCAGGGCCTGCGCCTGTTCCGGGAACGGGGAGGCCGGGAACGGAGAAACCGGGAACGGTGCGGGCGCTTCCGGCAAAGGCGCGGCTTCGGCAGGCGCCTGGCTGCCGGAGAAGGCGCGGCGGCGCAAATTGGCGATCCGGGCATCGGGGTGTGCCTCCGGCTCCGGCGCCGTAGCGAGGTTCCCGGAGGTGGGTAGCGGCTCAGGCGTCCAGGCGGGCGGGGCGCCGGGCTCACCCTCGCCCCCCGTGTGATCTTCGCGGCGGCGCAGGGCGAAAGCGGCGACCAAGGCCAGCACCAAGCCCAGTACCAGCAATGCCGGAATGACGTTGCTTTGCCCCAGCGCGGCGGAAATCCGCTCCGCACCCGCGTCGAGAGGGGACAGGGCCCCTCCGAACGGTGCCAGCGCCACATAGAAGGCCACGGCCGCAGGCATCGTGAAACAGGCCATCACCGCGATCAGTCTCTTCATGCCCACTCCCGCTTCATGCTCTCGGTACTCCTCCCGACTTTGGATTGTTAGGGGCAATCCAGCCGGGGAGAAGCCCATGTAAGACAGTGCGCGGTGTCCGGTGGGGTGTTATCCCCAGCGTCGATGGCCAAGCTCTACTTCTACTATGCCAGCATGAACGCAGGCAAATCCACCACGCTGCTGCAGGCGGACTTCAACTACCGCGAGCGCGGCATGCGTACCATGCTGTGGACCGCCGCGATCGACGACCGCAGCGCCGACCTCGGCACTGGACACGCGATCGAAAGCCGCATCGGTCTGCACGCCGGGGCGCACCGCTTCGTCGGTAGCACTGACTTGTGCGAGCAGGTGCGCAGCGCTCATGCCGCCCAGCCCTTGTCCTGCGTGCTGGTCGACGAGGCGCAGTTCCTCACGC
The DNA window shown above is from Novosphingobium sp. P6W and carries:
- the pspF gene encoding phage shock protein operon transcriptional activator, which encodes MEREAQFIGQSTAFLDAVERASRAAAVRRPVLVIGERGTGKELIAQRLHHLSPRWGEPLVTLNCAALPETLIEAELFGHEAGAFTGATRARAGRFEEADRGTLFLDELGNLSMAAQERLLRAVEYGEVVRIGSSRAVTVDVRIVAATNANLPRMAAEGTFRADLLDRLSFEVITLPPLRAREGDVYELADFYGRRMASELEWSRWPGFSAAAMAALETYEWPGNVRELRNVVERAVYRWGDENGPVGEVVFDPFASAWAMQGAVEVAALPGPEPELPPAPSGSLRDAVDAHERGLLMESLERLRWNQRKVAGALGLTYDQLRHCLKKHGLHQGRG
- the rimP gene encoding ribosome maturation protein RimP, giving the protein MVDIARLTEVIEPEVKALGLDLVRVRVFGKSEVGDDEIALQIMAENPATGQLLLDDCAALSHRISDRMDVLEAAGEMLIEEAYRLEVSSPGIDRPLTRPKDYANWAGHEIKVNLAAPIEGNRKGLHGDLVGIEGEAGAEIVTVADKKSGTVSFPLENVQSARLILTDKLIAASRPLDTSGADDILEEQED
- the nusA gene encoding transcription termination factor NusA — protein: MASAISANRAELLAIANSVASEKMIDKSIVIEAMEEAIQKSARNRYGAENDIRAKLDPRTGDLRLWRVVEVVEEVEDYFKQVDLKQAEKLQKGAAIGDFIVDPLPPVDLGRIDAQSAKQVIFQKVRDAERDRQFEEFKDRAGEVITGVIKSVEFGHVIVNLGRAEGVIRRDQQIPREAARVGERVRALVMRVERQNRGPQIFLSRAHPDFMKKLFAQEVPEIYDGVIEIKAAARDPGSRAKIGVISNDSSIDPVGACVGMKGSRVQAVVQELQGEKIDIIPWSEDTATFVVNALQPATVSRVVIDEEESRIEVVVPDDQLSLAIGRRGQNVRLASQLTGSQIDIMTEAESSEKRQKEFVERSKMFEEELDVDETLSQLLVAEGFSELEEVAYIDINELAAIEGFDEELGEELQSRALEALERREEASREARRGLGVEDALAELPHLTEAMLVVLGKAGIKTLDDLADLATDELIAKKRTEQRRRDGTVNRRAARDEDKGGVLGEYGLNEEQGNEIIMAARAHWFDEEPQAEEAADADSSQ
- a CDS encoding DUF448 domain-containing protein; the encoded protein is MRIPRNERVSSDIDGNAAERTCILSGGKAARDAFVRLAISPDGLVLPDVHARAPGRGAWIGVSRDALEIALSKGKLKGALARAYKGASLSIPEDLADRIENALTRSLTDRLGLELKSGRLLMGSDRIAQNAREGRVEWLAHAADASVDGSRKLDQAWRVGRDEEGSGLRGTRLPLDREALSVALGRDNVVHLALNDRGAATRVASQLQRLLHFQGKVSGEDIAMETGSRETPQGDLSATDMDDGSGAAPAASVTTN
- the infB gene encoding translation initiation factor IF-2, which encodes MSETDNKPTLGRKPLGLKRSVEAGEVKQTFSHGRTNKVVVEVKRRKLIGKPGEGGAVEAAAPEPVAAAPAPAPQRPAPPPVVKRSVPSNETPQERVARLQREAEEDRLSSQEENNRRDQENRVRAMEEEKRRVEDARRAEQEASAPPAPAPAPVAEAPAEPVAAAPVAEAPAAEAAPAPAAETAAPVAEATPAPAPAEAAPAAEAAPVAKAAEPAPAVAAAPEPTPVPAPRAFTPVARRFTPVARPEPRKPEPAAATAAAAGLTAAAATGSTAAATTGAGAAAKRPDAKKGAVAAPARPAQPGERGKAVGGDRRQSGKLTVTRALNDDEGARARSLAALKRAREKERRGSYGGRQQQREKQVRDVIVPDAITVQELANRMAEKGADLVKSLFKLGMMVTVNQTIDHDTAELLVEEFGHNIQRVSESDVDIDTTTDVDAEETLKPRAPVVTIMGHVDHGKTSLLDALRGTDVVRGEAGGITQHMGAYQIKTKGGDLVTFLDTPGHAAFTQMRMRGANVTDIVVLVVAADDGIMPQTVEAINHTKAAGVPMIVAINKCDKPEANPQKVRERLLEHSIVVEDMSGDVQDVEVSAKTGKGLDELIEKILLQAEVMELTANPDREAEATVIEAKLDKGKGPLASVLVNRGTLRVGDILVVGTESGRVRAMLDDKGRQVKEALPSMPVEVLGLSGVPMAGDMLTVVENESRAREVASYRQEQATAKRTATAPTNIETMFSALAAKQSVIEYPVVIKGDVQGSVEAINAALNNLSNDEIKVRILSSGVGAITESDVTLAAASGAPIVGFNVRPNAKARGLLEKTKTTMMYYDIIYELTAEVAKQMAGIWGPERIETVVGRAEVKQVFPAGKKDKAAGLLCTDGYIRKGINARLTRQDVIVSKTVIQSLRRFKDDVDEVRAGLECGVVLADTNDIKPGDMLEVFEVTERERTVG
- a CDS encoding DUF1697 domain-containing protein, yielding MTRYCAFFASINVGGNRLTMADLRYAFEREEFENVETVVASGNVLFDFDERPTDGLEDLFAHMMRDRFDLETFAAVRNRDEVRAAVDENPFTGIGQDHYVHTLFLERQAEQGAFDKLVADHSTRGPEKIALGPRSLYVDYVDGAGSSKLTGAFIERRLGCRATARNVRSLARILAKM
- a CDS encoding RcnB family protein, whose protein sequence is MKKFAAALIAAAMVVPTLAAAPAMAQPMRHDDHRSSKTVATKKVTYKTFRKGERFDRNRARNYQQVDYRRYRNVKAPPRGYHYVRSGNDLLLVGITSGIISAVTTGMFR
- the rbfA gene encoding 30S ribosome-binding factor RbfA, giving the protein MARNPSTPEQHSVRVLKVGEQVRHVISEILTRQQVHDATLSTHTVSVTEVRMTPDLRQAAVFVKSLLGEDEEVVLKALRTNTAYFQREVAQRLKLKFAAKIQFRADETFDEASRIDALLSDPRVKRDLAAQSEAEAEPDAEPEDD